One segment of Alistipes finegoldii DSM 17242 DNA contains the following:
- a CDS encoding FtsW/RodA/SpoVE family cell cycle protein, translating to MKFGERKQTQGAQQAQEPWSETAGNAPRTAGAAAAETAPHGSEGRGGRGKSRSGAEYGTAADEENPQAANACGETAEKPKFRLFTGDRVLWIIIAVLAVVSVLVVYSSTAKMAYDAHTARTTAHFLRQQLMILIVSLVVMVAVQKINCRIYNLFSRPVYILSVLLTVAVYFIGATTNGAARWIPLGPFQFQPSEALKVATVLFLASQLAGRQSKIDKIRIVPSLRFWTWRSSREQRRIWREGTWPILMPVVVSCTVIFPAHTSSAVLVFLASWVMMLIGRVRFGELMKLVGLACVGIVLIMTLNLGRSETAEGRVSTWIHLWTRSQTDKPIEHLTDTERSMIAIYNGGIFGEGAGQSAMRVEMIHPESDYAYAFFVEEYGIVLAIALLMLYLWIFFRGIEIFRRCGTAFPGLLVLGLALLITCQALLHIMVTVNLIPETGQTLPLISRGGSSTLFTTIALGMILSVSRQNDEQSHDTPRSESIYEK from the coding sequence ATGAAATTCGGCGAACGGAAACAGACACAGGGCGCGCAGCAGGCGCAGGAACCTTGGTCGGAAACGGCCGGGAACGCTCCGCGCACGGCCGGAGCGGCGGCCGCAGAGACTGCTCCGCACGGTAGCGAGGGGCGGGGCGGCCGGGGCAAGAGCCGATCCGGAGCCGAGTACGGGACCGCTGCGGACGAGGAAAACCCGCAGGCGGCGAACGCGTGCGGCGAAACGGCCGAAAAGCCCAAATTCAGGCTTTTCACGGGCGACCGCGTGTTGTGGATCATCATCGCGGTGCTGGCGGTGGTTTCGGTGCTGGTGGTCTACTCCTCGACGGCCAAAATGGCTTACGACGCCCACACGGCCCGCACCACGGCGCATTTCCTGCGCCAGCAGCTGATGATCCTGATCGTCAGTCTCGTCGTGATGGTCGCCGTGCAGAAGATCAACTGCCGCATCTACAACCTCTTTTCGCGCCCCGTCTACATCCTTTCGGTCCTGCTGACCGTCGCCGTCTACTTCATCGGCGCCACGACCAACGGCGCCGCCCGCTGGATTCCGCTGGGACCCTTCCAGTTCCAGCCCTCCGAAGCGCTGAAGGTCGCCACAGTGCTCTTCCTCGCCAGCCAGCTGGCGGGACGCCAGTCGAAGATCGACAAAATCCGCATCGTGCCGTCGCTCAGGTTCTGGACATGGCGTTCGTCGCGCGAACAGCGCCGCATCTGGCGCGAAGGGACATGGCCGATCCTGATGCCCGTGGTCGTCTCGTGCACCGTGATCTTCCCGGCCCACACCTCGTCGGCCGTGCTGGTGTTCCTCGCCTCGTGGGTGATGATGCTCATCGGGCGCGTCCGTTTCGGCGAACTGATGAAGCTCGTCGGGCTGGCCTGCGTGGGCATCGTCCTCATTATGACGCTCAACCTCGGCCGCAGCGAAACCGCCGAAGGGCGCGTCTCGACATGGATACACCTCTGGACCCGTTCGCAGACCGACAAGCCGATCGAACACCTCACCGACACCGAGCGTTCGATGATCGCCATCTACAACGGCGGCATCTTCGGTGAGGGAGCCGGACAGAGCGCCATGCGCGTGGAGATGATCCACCCCGAAAGCGACTACGCCTACGCCTTCTTCGTCGAGGAGTACGGCATCGTGCTGGCCATCGCGCTGCTGATGCTCTATCTGTGGATCTTCTTCCGCGGAATCGAAATCTTCCGGCGGTGCGGCACGGCCTTTCCGGGACTGCTGGTGCTGGGACTGGCGCTGCTGATAACCTGTCAGGCGCTGCTGCACATCATGGTGACGGTAAACCTGATCCCCGAAACGGGGCAGACGCTGCCCCTGATTTCGCGCGGCGGCTCCTCGACGCTCTTCACCACCATCGCTCTGGGCATGATCCTCAGCGTCAGCCGTCAGAACGACGAACAGTCGCACGACACGCCCCGCAGCGAATCCATTTATGAAAAGTAA
- a CDS encoding RNA-binding S4 domain-containing protein — translation MDDIRLDKYLWAVRVFKTRSDAADAVRNNKVTVNGAYAKPSREVKIGDVIAVRRMQVTYSYKVLDLVSSRQPAKNVSLYCLNVTPQEELDKLNVPRETVFVFRDRGTGRPTKKERRELDGLMDELYYDEE, via the coding sequence ATGGACGACATCAGACTGGACAAATACCTCTGGGCCGTGCGGGTGTTCAAGACCCGCAGCGACGCCGCAGACGCCGTCCGCAACAACAAGGTGACCGTGAACGGCGCCTACGCCAAACCTTCACGCGAAGTCAAGATCGGCGACGTGATCGCCGTACGCCGGATGCAGGTGACCTATTCCTACAAGGTCCTCGACCTCGTGTCGAGCCGCCAGCCGGCCAAGAACGTTTCCCTGTACTGCCTCAACGTCACGCCGCAGGAGGAGCTGGACAAACTCAACGTTCCGCGCGAGACCGTCTTCGTATTCCGCGACCGCGGCACGGGCCGCCCCACCAAGAAGGAGCGCCGCGAGCTGGACGGCCTGATGGACGAACTCTATTACGACGAGGAGTAG
- the pth gene encoding aminoacyl-tRNA hydrolase: MKYLIVGLGNIGAEYAGTRHNIGFNVLDALAEASNAVFTTARYGDVAQVKHKGRTLILLKPSTYMNLSGKAVRYWMEAEKVAPENLLVVSDDIALPFGTLRLRPKGSAGGHNGLKNIAELLGTENFARMRFGVGGDFPKGHQVDYVLGEWSEEDRKAMPERLKVFCDAILSFATIGMERTMNFFNKK, from the coding sequence ATGAAATATCTTATTGTTGGGCTGGGAAATATCGGCGCCGAATATGCCGGGACCCGACACAACATCGGATTCAATGTGTTGGACGCCCTCGCAGAGGCGTCCAACGCTGTTTTTACCACGGCGCGTTACGGCGATGTGGCCCAAGTGAAACACAAGGGCCGCACGCTGATTCTGCTCAAACCCTCGACCTATATGAATCTTTCGGGCAAGGCCGTCCGCTATTGGATGGAGGCCGAAAAGGTCGCCCCGGAGAATCTGCTGGTCGTTTCGGACGATATCGCACTGCCGTTCGGTACGCTGCGGCTGCGCCCGAAGGGGAGCGCCGGAGGGCATAACGGCTTGAAGAATATCGCCGAACTCTTGGGAACGGAGAATTTCGCCCGGATGCGCTTCGGCGTGGGCGGCGACTTCCCGAAGGGGCATCAGGTCGATTACGTGCTGGGCGAGTGGAGCGAAGAGGACCGGAAGGCGATGCCTGAACGGCTCAAAGTCTTCTGCGACGCGATTCTGTCGTTCGCCACGATCGGCATGGAACGGACGATGAACTTCTTCAACAAGAAGTAG
- a CDS encoding 50S ribosomal protein L25/general stress protein Ctc → MKTISVKAVKREEYGKKAAKAVRREGMVPCVLSGHGESVAFSVDPREIKPLIYTPNSYIVEFDFDGKKEQAVLREAQFHPVREQILHLDFYRIADGKPVSIAIPVRLTGNAEGVKVGGKLALSARKLVVSALVENLPDELVVDVTTLGVGKTIFVGDLKFENLKFVTPATTAVCAVRVTRASRGAAAQD, encoded by the coding sequence ATGAAAACCATTTCTGTAAAGGCCGTAAAGCGTGAAGAGTACGGCAAGAAAGCAGCCAAGGCCGTACGCCGCGAGGGCATGGTTCCCTGCGTACTGTCGGGCCACGGCGAGTCGGTCGCCTTCTCGGTGGACCCCCGCGAGATCAAACCCCTGATCTACACCCCCAACTCCTACATCGTCGAGTTCGATTTCGACGGCAAGAAGGAGCAGGCCGTGCTGCGTGAGGCTCAGTTCCACCCCGTCCGCGAGCAGATCCTGCACCTCGACTTCTACCGTATCGCCGACGGCAAGCCCGTTTCGATCGCGATTCCGGTACGCCTGACGGGTAACGCCGAGGGTGTGAAGGTCGGCGGTAAGCTGGCTCTGTCGGCCCGCAAGCTGGTCGTCAGCGCGCTGGTCGAGAACCTGCCCGACGAACTGGTCGTAGACGTGACCACGCTGGGCGTCGGCAAGACGATCTTCGTGGGCGACCTCAAGTTCGAGAACCTGAAATTCGTTACTCCCGCAACCACCGCTGTCTGCGCCGTTCGCGTAACCCGTGCTTCGCGCGGCGCTGCGGCTCAGGATTAG
- a CDS encoding RNA polymerase sigma factor yields METTRDISAEELAALRDPGVRHGAFDRLVGAYLRPLYWHARRLVVVHEDAEDVVQETFVRAYDRIGTFRGGSDEMGAWLYRIATNTALTLLRRRKTGLFASLDEVSRTLAGRVAEECGEDADQMQVRFQQAVLELPLKQRLVFNLRYYDGMSYGQIARVLGQREQTLKVNYHYAVQKLKEKLTQEI; encoded by the coding sequence ATGGAGACGACCCGCGACATATCGGCAGAAGAGCTTGCGGCGCTGCGCGACCCCGGCGTCCGGCACGGGGCCTTCGACCGGCTGGTCGGGGCGTACCTCCGTCCACTTTACTGGCATGCGCGGCGGCTGGTGGTGGTCCACGAAGACGCCGAGGACGTGGTGCAGGAGACCTTCGTCCGGGCATACGACAGGATCGGCACCTTCCGGGGCGGGAGCGACGAGATGGGGGCATGGCTCTACCGCATCGCCACGAACACGGCCCTGACGCTGCTCCGACGGCGCAAAACGGGACTGTTCGCCTCGCTCGACGAAGTGAGCCGGACACTGGCGGGCCGCGTGGCGGAAGAGTGCGGCGAGGACGCCGACCAAATGCAGGTGCGTTTCCAGCAGGCCGTGCTGGAACTGCCGCTCAAGCAGCGTCTGGTCTTCAACCTCCGCTATTACGACGGGATGTCCTACGGACAGATAGCCCGCGTGCTGGGACAGCGCGAACAGACGCTCAAGGTCAATTACCACTATGCAGTACAGAAACTGAAAGAAAAACTAACGCAGGAAATATGA
- a CDS encoding GIN domain-containing protein produces the protein MKHILLFLCTLLFALTGNTAPACNESEQLLAEARTATNAAGSVSSGELERAMAEARRTMEATGREIERAVAEARRATELSDREIARAAAEARQAIDAAERIDLANQSLEELNKAAREQIVRELGLSTRQRREFEPIYKAYREALDKAVDARAGASGADEATQKNSLKAKLSNIAATAQVKRDYVDKFAAVLTAEQIRRLYNTEGEIGTNIKRAAFDRSSRTRSGRLKGSGRMVTQDWGKAGDYTGISAAAFFDITVSPAAKTISVTADDNVIDYLVLERDGGKLKFRVNANSTENISVSVTVPASASLREISAGSYGKVNCKMPLKGPSVSVSVSSYGSVSADIDTPGAAKLDVSSYGKFAGSVRCSDGELRISSYGSAQAPVECRNSCKLTVGSYAKFSNDIKASDLTVEVSSGASVGSTLTADALTMRIDSYAKFSGTVTVNARQAKLTVSSGGSFNGTFSGSSLEASVGSYGKIYLKGAAQVADATVRVSSGANFSAPELRVSDYDLTVSNYAKADVWCSGRLKINASTAAKVTYGGPCTVETVSDNIQRRK, from the coding sequence ATGAAACATATCCTGCTTTTCCTCTGCACCCTGCTGTTCGCCCTGACGGGAAACACCGCACCGGCCTGCAACGAATCGGAACAACTGCTGGCCGAGGCCCGCACAGCGACGAACGCCGCGGGGAGCGTCTCCTCCGGCGAACTGGAACGCGCCATGGCCGAAGCCCGGCGGACCATGGAGGCGACCGGCCGGGAGATCGAACGCGCCGTGGCCGAAGCGCGCCGTGCGACGGAGCTCTCCGACCGTGAAATCGCGCGCGCCGCGGCCGAAGCCCGGCAGGCCATCGATGCGGCGGAACGCATCGACTTGGCCAACCAGTCGCTCGAAGAGCTGAACAAGGCGGCCCGCGAACAGATCGTCCGCGAGCTGGGGCTGAGCACCCGCCAGCGCAGGGAGTTCGAGCCGATCTACAAGGCCTACCGCGAAGCGCTCGACAAAGCCGTCGACGCCCGTGCCGGCGCTTCCGGCGCCGACGAAGCCACGCAGAAAAACAGCCTGAAGGCCAAACTCTCGAACATCGCCGCCACGGCGCAGGTCAAGCGCGACTATGTGGACAAATTCGCCGCCGTGCTCACCGCCGAGCAGATCCGCCGGCTCTACAACACCGAAGGCGAGATCGGCACCAACATCAAGCGGGCCGCCTTCGACCGGAGCAGCCGCACCCGCAGCGGACGGCTCAAAGGCAGCGGACGCATGGTGACGCAGGACTGGGGCAAGGCGGGCGACTACACGGGCATCTCGGCCGCGGCGTTCTTCGACATCACCGTCAGCCCCGCGGCCAAAACCATCAGCGTGACGGCCGACGACAACGTCATCGACTATCTGGTGCTGGAGCGCGACGGCGGGAAGCTGAAATTCCGCGTCAACGCCAACAGCACGGAAAACATCTCGGTCTCGGTCACCGTTCCCGCATCGGCCTCGCTGCGCGAAATATCGGCAGGCTCCTACGGCAAGGTGAACTGCAAAATGCCGCTGAAAGGTCCGTCGGTTTCGGTCTCCGTATCGAGCTACGGATCGGTGAGCGCCGACATCGACACGCCCGGCGCCGCGAAACTCGACGTGTCGAGCTACGGCAAATTCGCAGGCTCGGTGCGCTGCAGCGACGGCGAGCTGCGGATTTCGAGCTACGGATCGGCGCAGGCTCCCGTGGAGTGCCGCAACAGCTGCAAACTGACAGTGGGCAGTTACGCCAAATTCTCGAACGACATCAAAGCCTCCGACCTCACGGTCGAGGTCAGCAGCGGCGCCAGCGTCGGCAGTACGCTGACCGCCGACGCGCTGACGATGCGCATCGACAGCTACGCCAAATTCTCCGGCACGGTGACGGTAAACGCCCGGCAGGCGAAGCTGACCGTCAGCAGCGGCGGCTCGTTCAACGGGACATTCAGCGGCAGTTCGCTCGAAGCGAGCGTCGGAAGCTACGGCAAAATCTACCTGAAAGGCGCGGCGCAGGTCGCCGACGCCACGGTCCGGGTCTCGTCGGGCGCGAATTTCTCGGCCCCCGAACTGCGGGTCTCGGATTACGACCTGACGGTGTCGAACTACGCCAAAGCCGACGTCTGGTGTTCGGGCCGTCTGAAAATCAACGCTTCGACAGCCGCCAAAGTGACGTACGGCGGTCCCTGCACGGTCGAAACCGTCTCCGACAACATCCAGCGCAGAAAGTAA
- a CDS encoding 2-isopropylmalate synthase: MCEKLFIFDTTLRDGEQVPGCQLNTTEKIEVAKLLESLGVDIIEAGFPISSPGDFNSVLEISKAISAPTICALTRAVKKDIDVAADALRLAKHKRIHTGIGVSPQHIYDKLRSTPEKIIESAVEAVKYAKRYVEDVEFYAEDAGRADPEYLARVIEAVIAAGATVVNIPDTTGYCLPGEYGAKIKYLVDHVSNIDRAIISTHCHNDLGMATANTLSGILNGARQAEVTINGIGERAGNTSLEEVVMTLRCHKELNVDTNIDAQLITKASHLVSSLMNMPVQPNKAIVGRNAFAHSSGIHQDGVLKDRQTYEIIDPQDVGLNQSVIALTARSGRAALVHRLELLGYNLTQEELDDTYAKFLELADRKKEIHDYDLLYLVGDIDRMKQQSLSLKFLQVTTGTLVPTATVVLKFGDHERMAIATGNGPVDAAVSAIKTLINEKVVLTEFLMQAITKGSNDVGRVHVQVQCGSRTVHGFAAHTDTTRASIEAFLDALRILNVTERKEKEA, translated from the coding sequence ATGTGCGAAAAACTTTTTATTTTCGACACCACGCTCCGCGACGGCGAGCAGGTGCCGGGCTGTCAGTTGAACACCACCGAGAAGATCGAAGTCGCCAAGCTCCTCGAAAGTCTCGGCGTGGACATCATCGAAGCGGGATTCCCGATTTCCAGCCCCGGAGACTTCAACTCCGTACTTGAAATTTCGAAGGCCATTTCGGCCCCGACGATCTGCGCGCTCACCCGCGCCGTGAAAAAAGACATCGACGTCGCCGCCGACGCCCTGCGACTGGCCAAGCACAAGCGCATACACACCGGAATCGGCGTATCGCCCCAGCATATCTACGACAAACTGCGCTCGACACCCGAAAAGATCATCGAATCGGCCGTCGAGGCGGTGAAATACGCCAAGCGCTACGTCGAGGACGTCGAGTTCTACGCCGAAGACGCCGGGCGCGCCGATCCGGAATACCTCGCCCGCGTGATCGAAGCGGTCATCGCGGCCGGCGCCACGGTGGTCAACATTCCCGACACCACGGGCTACTGCCTGCCCGGCGAGTACGGCGCGAAGATCAAATACCTCGTCGATCACGTCTCCAACATCGACCGGGCGATCATCTCGACCCACTGCCACAACGATCTGGGCATGGCCACGGCCAACACCCTGAGCGGCATCCTCAACGGCGCGCGGCAGGCCGAGGTGACGATCAACGGCATCGGCGAACGCGCGGGCAACACCTCGCTCGAAGAGGTGGTGATGACCCTGCGCTGCCACAAGGAGCTGAACGTCGATACGAACATCGACGCACAGCTCATCACCAAGGCTTCGCACCTCGTGTCGAGCCTGATGAACATGCCCGTACAGCCCAACAAGGCGATCGTCGGCCGCAACGCCTTCGCCCACTCGTCGGGCATCCATCAGGACGGCGTGCTGAAAGACCGCCAGACCTACGAGATCATCGACCCGCAGGACGTCGGGCTCAACCAGTCGGTCATCGCCCTGACGGCCCGCAGCGGCCGCGCGGCGCTCGTGCACCGGCTCGAACTGCTCGGCTACAACCTCACGCAGGAAGAGCTGGACGACACCTACGCCAAGTTCCTCGAACTGGCCGACAGGAAGAAGGAGATCCACGATTACGACCTGCTGTATCTGGTGGGCGACATCGACCGCATGAAACAACAGTCCCTGTCTCTCAAATTCCTGCAGGTGACCACCGGAACGCTCGTTCCGACGGCGACCGTGGTGCTGAAGTTCGGCGACCACGAGCGCATGGCCATCGCCACGGGCAACGGTCCGGTGGATGCGGCCGTTTCGGCCATCAAGACCCTCATCAACGAGAAGGTCGTGCTCACGGAGTTCCTCATGCAGGCCATCACCAAGGGGTCGAACGACGTGGGCCGCGTACACGTGCAGGTGCAGTGCGGCAGCCGCACGGTCCACGGATTCGCCGCACATACCGACACCACACGGGCGTCGATCGAAGCGTTCCTCGACGCGCTGCGCATACTGAACGTAACCGAACGCAAGGAAAAGGAGGCGTAA
- the leuC gene encoding 3-isopropylmalate dehydratase large subunit, with protein sequence MGKTLLDKIWDAHTVRTEDGGRCVLYIDRQYIHEVTSPVAFAGLERRGIGVARPAQITATADHNIPTVDQHLPIAEPESRRQVEALAANCARFGIEHFGVGDPRQGIVHIIGPELGFTQPGMTIVCGDSHTSTHGALGAVAFGVGTSEVEMVFASQCIIQSKPRSMRITVDGTLRPGVEAKDIILYIISRLTASGGTGYFIEFAGEAIRSLSMEGRMTVCNMSIECGARGGMIAPDQTTFDYLRGRERAPQGAAFDRAAARWRELYSDADAVFDKEYRFDAADIAPMITYGTNPGMGMAVDAAIPADADDKALKYMGFESGETLQGKPVDYVFVGSCTNGRIEDLRLFARLVEGRRKADNITAWIVPGSKGVEAAARAEGLDRILADAGFELRQPGCSACLAMNADKIPAGKYCVSTSNRNFEGRQGPGARTMLSGIAAAAAAAVCGRIEDPRKVFEM encoded by the coding sequence ATGGGAAAGACTCTTCTGGACAAAATATGGGATGCGCACACCGTGCGCACCGAAGACGGGGGACGCTGCGTGCTCTACATCGACCGGCAGTACATCCACGAGGTGACGTCGCCCGTGGCTTTCGCCGGACTCGAACGGCGCGGCATCGGCGTGGCGCGTCCGGCGCAGATCACGGCGACGGCCGACCACAACATCCCCACCGTCGACCAGCACCTGCCGATCGCCGAGCCGGAATCGCGGCGGCAGGTCGAAGCGCTGGCGGCCAACTGCGCCCGGTTCGGCATCGAGCATTTCGGCGTGGGCGACCCCCGGCAGGGCATCGTGCACATCATCGGTCCCGAACTGGGCTTCACCCAGCCGGGCATGACCATCGTCTGCGGCGACAGCCACACCTCGACGCACGGGGCGCTGGGCGCCGTGGCGTTCGGCGTGGGGACGTCGGAGGTCGAAATGGTCTTCGCCAGCCAGTGCATCATCCAGTCCAAGCCGCGGAGCATGCGCATCACCGTGGACGGGACGCTTCGGCCGGGCGTCGAAGCCAAGGACATCATCCTCTACATCATCTCCCGGCTGACCGCTTCGGGCGGCACGGGCTATTTCATCGAATTCGCCGGCGAAGCGATCCGCTCCCTCTCGATGGAGGGGCGCATGACCGTCTGCAACATGAGCATCGAATGCGGGGCGCGGGGCGGCATGATCGCCCCCGACCAGACCACGTTCGACTACCTCCGTGGCCGCGAACGCGCGCCGCAGGGCGCCGCTTTCGACCGGGCCGCGGCCCGCTGGCGCGAACTTTACAGCGACGCCGACGCGGTTTTCGACAAGGAATACCGCTTCGACGCCGCCGACATCGCCCCGATGATCACCTACGGCACCAACCCCGGCATGGGGATGGCCGTCGATGCGGCGATTCCCGCCGACGCCGACGACAAGGCGTTGAAATACATGGGATTCGAATCCGGCGAAACACTGCAGGGCAAACCCGTCGATTACGTCTTCGTCGGCAGCTGCACCAACGGCCGCATCGAGGACCTGCGCCTTTTCGCACGGCTGGTCGAAGGCCGCCGCAAGGCCGACAACATAACGGCGTGGATCGTCCCCGGCTCGAAAGGCGTCGAAGCCGCCGCAAGGGCCGAGGGGCTGGACCGGATTCTGGCCGACGCGGGATTCGAACTCCGCCAGCCGGGCTGTTCGGCCTGTCTGGCGATGAACGCCGACAAGATTCCGGCGGGCAAATACTGCGTTTCGACCTCGAACCGCAATTTCGAAGGGCGTCAGGGTCCGGGCGCACGGACGATGCTTTCGGGCATCGCGGCGGCCGCCGCCGCTGCCGTCTGCGGGCGCATCGAAGACCCGCGCAAGGTGTTTGAAATGTAA
- the leuD gene encoding 3-isopropylmalate dehydratase small subunit produces MSIPKFETFTSGAMPVRTENIDTDQIIPARFLKATERKGFGDNLFRDWRYDAEGRKVASFPLNDSRYGGRILVAGRNFGCGSSREHAAWAIADYGFRVVVSSFFADIFRNNALNNGLLPITVSDDFLAAIFAAIDDDPAARFTVDLEGQTLTAEATGRSERFEIDAYKKRCLQNGYDDVDYLCSISDQIRRFEEARK; encoded by the coding sequence ATGTCCATACCCAAATTCGAAACTTTCACGTCGGGGGCGATGCCCGTCCGCACGGAAAACATAGATACCGACCAGATCATCCCGGCGCGCTTTCTCAAAGCCACCGAGCGCAAAGGCTTCGGCGACAACCTCTTCCGCGACTGGCGTTACGACGCCGAGGGTCGGAAGGTCGCTTCGTTCCCGCTCAACGACAGCCGCTACGGGGGCCGCATACTGGTCGCAGGCCGCAACTTCGGGTGCGGCAGTTCGCGCGAACACGCCGCATGGGCCATCGCCGACTACGGCTTCCGCGTCGTGGTGTCGAGTTTCTTCGCCGACATCTTCCGCAACAACGCCCTCAACAACGGTCTGCTGCCGATCACGGTGAGCGACGACTTCCTCGCAGCGATCTTCGCCGCCATAGACGACGATCCCGCGGCCCGTTTCACGGTCGATCTGGAGGGGCAGACGCTGACCGCCGAAGCCACGGGCCGCAGCGAGCGGTTCGAGATCGACGCCTACAAGAAACGCTGCCTGCAGAACGGCTACGACGACGTGGATTACCTGTGCAGCATCTCCGACCAGATCCGACGGTTCGAAGAGGCCCGAAAATAG
- a CDS encoding alpha-isopropylmalate synthase regulatory domain-containing protein — protein sequence MLPPVEIMDTTLRDGEQTSGVSFNAREKLSIARLLLEELRVSRIEIASARVSQGEQEAVRRIAEWAASKGYSDRIEALGFIDGGISLDWLGDAGCRVVNLLTKGSLKHCREQLRRTPEEHLGDIRATIDKAVARGMRVNIYLEDWSNGMQHSPEYVYAMLDALADAPVQRFMCPDTLGVLDPYATERFCGDLVRRYPRLRFDFHAHNDYDLAVANTAAAVKAGFHGVHVTVNGLGERAGNAPLSSTVAVLHDRLHRATGIDETKINHVSRMVETYTGIRIPANRPIVGESVFTQCAGIHADGDNKNNLYFNELLPERFGRVREYALGKTSGKANIMKNLETLGIDLDEASMRKVTERVVELSDKKELVTAEDLPYIIADVLRYDLAENPVRILNYSLSLAQGLHPAASLKIEINGREYEQTSAGDGQYDAFMRALRQIYEHQLRREFPMLRNYTVSIPPGGRTDAFVQTIITWEMGGKVFKTRGLDADQTEAAIKATIKMLNIIETNYNDHEC from the coding sequence ATGCTTCCCCCGGTCGAAATAATGGATACCACGCTGCGCGACGGCGAGCAGACGTCGGGCGTTTCGTTCAACGCCCGCGAAAAGCTCTCCATCGCCCGGCTGCTGCTGGAGGAACTGCGCGTCAGCCGCATCGAGATCGCTTCGGCGCGGGTCTCGCAGGGCGAGCAGGAGGCCGTGCGGCGCATCGCCGAGTGGGCCGCCTCCAAAGGCTATTCGGACCGCATCGAGGCGCTGGGATTCATCGACGGCGGCATATCCCTCGACTGGCTCGGCGACGCCGGATGCCGCGTTGTGAACCTGCTGACCAAAGGGTCGCTCAAGCACTGCCGCGAGCAGCTCCGCCGCACGCCCGAAGAGCACCTCGGCGACATCCGCGCTACGATCGACAAGGCCGTCGCGCGGGGCATGCGGGTAAACATCTATCTGGAAGACTGGTCCAACGGCATGCAGCATTCGCCGGAGTACGTCTACGCCATGCTCGACGCACTGGCCGACGCCCCCGTGCAGCGTTTCATGTGCCCCGACACGCTGGGCGTGCTCGATCCCTACGCCACCGAACGGTTCTGCGGCGATCTGGTGCGGCGCTATCCCCGCCTGCGCTTCGACTTCCACGCCCACAACGACTACGATCTGGCCGTCGCCAATACCGCCGCGGCCGTGAAAGCCGGATTCCACGGGGTCCACGTCACGGTAAACGGGCTGGGCGAGCGGGCCGGGAACGCACCGCTGTCGAGTACGGTCGCCGTCCTGCACGACCGCCTGCACCGCGCCACCGGCATCGACGAGACGAAGATCAACCACGTCAGCCGCATGGTCGAGACCTACACCGGCATCCGCATTCCCGCCAACCGCCCGATCGTCGGCGAAAGCGTCTTCACGCAGTGCGCCGGCATCCACGCCGACGGCGACAACAAGAACAACCTCTACTTCAACGAACTGCTTCCCGAACGGTTCGGCCGCGTCCGCGAATACGCCCTCGGCAAGACTTCGGGCAAGGCCAACATCATGAAGAACCTCGAAACGCTGGGCATCGACCTCGACGAAGCCTCGATGCGCAAGGTGACCGAACGGGTCGTGGAGCTGAGCGACAAGAAGGAGCTGGTGACCGCCGAGGACCTGCCCTACATCATTGCCGACGTACTGCGTTACGATCTGGCCGAAAATCCGGTCCGCATCCTCAACTACAGCCTTTCGCTGGCGCAGGGGCTGCATCCCGCGGCTTCGCTCAAGATCGAGATCAACGGACGGGAGTACGAGCAGACCTCGGCCGGCGACGGCCAGTACGACGCCTTCATGCGGGCGCTGCGGCAAATCTACGAGCACCAGCTCCGGCGCGAGTTCCCGATGCTGCGCAACTACACCGTCTCGATCCCGCCCGGCGGCCGCACCGACGCCTTCGTGCAGACCATCATCACGTGGGAAATGGGCGGCAAGGTATTCAAAACGCGCGGTCTGGATGCCGACCAGACCGAAGCCGCTATCAAGGCGACGATCAAAATGCTGAACATAATCGAAACAAACTATAACGACCATGAATGTTAA